The Deefgea tanakiae DNA segment TTGCGTAACGTGGGCCTAACACTTCAAATAATTTAACAACAACATCACGATCACGAGTACGGTCAAAAGCCAAGCGGCGATTAGCCAAACAAGGTTTTTTACCCAATGTGATCAACGGCTCTGCTACTCGGCGCAACTCTTTTGCCTTTGGTAAAGTCGTTTTAATAACTTCGTGCTTAAGTAACGAATTAGCCAAGTTACGAAGCATCGCAAGACGATGACTTGTCGTGCGATTAAGTTTACGATTAGAAAGACGGTGACGCATTTGTCAGTTCCTTTGCTAGTGCCTACTTCAAGGCTTATCTAAGCCAGCCGGAGGCCAGTTTTCGAGGCGCATGCCAAGGCTAAGCCCCTTCGAAGCAAGCACTTCTTTGATCTCATTCAGCGATTTACGACCCAGGTTCGGAGCTTTTAACAACTCAGTCTCTGTACGTTGAATCAGATCGCCAATGTAATAGATGTTTTCCGCTTTAAGGCAATTTGCCGAACGTACAGTCAACTCAAGATCATCCACAGGCCGAAGCAAGATAGGATCAATTGTGATTGTTGGTTCTGCAACAGTTACTTCTGGCGTACCTTCCAAATCAGCAAAAACGCCAAGTTGGTCAATTAACATCCGTGCGGCTTGGCGAACTGCCTCATCCGGTTCGATTACGCCATTAGTTTCAATGTCAATAATCAAACGGTCAAGATCGGTACGCTGTTCGACACGAGCGCTTTCTACCTGGTAGCTAACACGAAGAATTGGGCTGAACGATGCATCCAGCATAACAGTACCAATGGTACGTCCTTCTTCTTTGTTCAATCGAGCAGGGGCAGGTTGATAACCACGCCCTTTTTCAACTGTAACTTCCATGTTGAGCTTACCACCAGCAGAAAGATGAGCAATCACATGGTCTGGATTGATCACTTCAACATCGTGCGGAAGCTGAATGTCGGACGCCGTAACAATACCCTCACCCTCTTTTGAGAGAGTGAGAGTAACAGAGTCCCGACCATGCAGCTTGAGCACAACGCCTTTAAGGTTTAGCAGGATGTCAACAACGTCTTCCTGTACACCATCAAGCGCGGAGTATTCATGCACTACACCTTCAATTTTTACTTCTGTCGGGGCATAACCCGGCATTGAAGAAAGTAGAATCCGGCGTAATGCATTACCGAGCGTATGGCCATAACCACGCTCAAAAGGCTCCATCACAACTTTAGCATGTGCAGATGCAACAGCTTGTACGTCGATGATGCGCGGTTTGAGCAAGTCGTTTGCGTTGATTTGCATAAGTCAGTATCCCTTGCCTTAGCGGGTCAGGTTATTACTTGGAATAGAATTCAACCACCAGCGATTCATTAATATCGCTAGAAAGGTCAGAACGCTCTGGCATACTTTTAAATACGCCTTCCATTTTCTTAGAATCAACCTGTACCCAGTTTGGGAAACCAATACCTTCAGCAAGAGACAATGCCTCTTGGATACGTACTTGTTTCTTAGACTTTTCACGTACAGCAACCACATCACCCGCTTTCACTTGGAAAGAAGGAATGTTTACAGGCTTGCCATTAACAGTGATAGCTTTATGGGAAACTAGTTGACGAGATTCAGAACGAGTAGAACCGTAGCCCATGCGATAAACAACGTTATCCAAGCGGCTCTCAAGAAGTTTCAGCAGGTTTTCACCAGTTGAACCCTTACGACGAGCGGCTTCATGGAAGTAGCCACGGAATTGACGTTCTAAAACGCCGTAAATACGACGGATCTTTTGCTTTTCGCGCAGGTGTACGCCGTAGTCCGACTGACGCGTATTTTTCTTCGCGCCATGCTGGCCTGGGGCTTGTTCCAGCTTGCATTTGCTATCGAGCGAACGACGCGCGCTCTTCAAGAACAGATCCGTTCCTTCGCGGCGTGCGAGTTTGCACTTAGGTCCAATATAACGAGCCATTTCTTACTCCAGATTTAGATACGACGCTTCTTCGACGGACGGCAGCCGTTGTGTGGAACAGGCGTCACATCCGAGATACTGGTGATCTTGAAACCAAGCGCGTTCAATGCACGCACTGCAGATTCGCGACCTGGGCCCGGACCCTTGATACGAACTTCGAGGTTCTTAACACCATATTCTTGGGCAACTTTACCAGCAGCTTCTGCGGCAACCTGTGCAGCAAAAGGTGTACTTTTACGAGAGCCCTTGAAACCAGCACCGCCCGAGGTAGCCCAAGATAAAGCATTGCCTTGGCGATCAGTGATGGTAATGATCGTATTGTTGAAAGAAGCGTGAACGTGCACGATACCTTCAGATACGCTCTTCTTGACTTTCTTACGTACACGAGCTGTGTTTGCTTTAGCCATAATTTATGTCCTTAGTTACTTCTTGCCAGCGATAGCCTTGCGCGGACCCTTACGAGTACGTGCATTGGTTTTTGTACGCTGACCGCGACAAGGTAAGCCTTTACGATGACGTAAACCACGGTAGCAACCAAGGTCCATAAGACGCTTGATATTCATGGTTACTTCACGACGTAGATCACCTTCAATAGTGAACTTGCCTACTTCGTCACGCAGTTTTTCGAGTTCAACATCACTGAGATCTTTTACCTTCTTACTAGGCTCAATTCCAGTAGAAGCACAAATCGCTTTAGCGCGAGTTTGGCCGATACCAAAAATAGCCTGAAGGCCGATCACAGCATGCTGATGATTGGGAATATTAACCCCAGCAATACGGGCCATACTTCTTACCCCAGGTTAAAAAGTCGTGGATACTAACTCCAAAAATTGATTCTAAGAATCAACCTTGGCGCTGCTTGTGCCGTGGGTCTGTACAAATTACACGCACAACTCGGTTGCGACGGATAATTTTGCAATTACGGCAGATTTTCTTGACCGATGCCTGAACTCTCATGGTCTATCCTTTACGATCAAAAATAAAATCCCAACCCAAAGGCTGGAATACAATACAGAACTTGTTTTATGATCACAAAAACTGCAACCATGCAATCCAAGAGGGACTGAATAATATAGCATCCAATACTTTCTGGGAAGTAAAACAAGAACCGCACGTCCGATTTATGCAACATTCCCAGTAAGAAACAATCAAACTGGGAATATTACAAAGGTTTGTTAGACAGGGCTTATACAAAGAACCATCTTAACCCTTAAAGTTTGCTTTCTTTAACAAGCCTTCATACTGATGCGAAAGCACATAAGATTGCAGCTGAGCCATGAAATCCATTGTGACCACAACCATAATTAGCAGTGAAGTACCGCCAAAATAGAAAGGCACATTCCATTTCAAAATCAGAAACTCTGGGATCAAGCAAATGATTGTAATGTATAAAGCACCAACCAACGTTAACCGTAAAATTACTTTCTCTACATACTTGGCTGTATGATCACCAGGACGATACCCAGG contains these protein-coding regions:
- the rplQ gene encoding 50S ribosomal protein L17 produces the protein MRHRLSNRKLNRTTSHRLAMLRNLANSLLKHEVIKTTLPKAKELRRVAEPLITLGKKPCLANRRLAFDRTRDRDVVVKLFEVLGPRYATRNGGYLRVLKCGFRQGDNAPMAFVELVDRPEEAEALDSAE
- a CDS encoding DNA-directed RNA polymerase subunit alpha, which produces MQINANDLLKPRIIDVQAVASAHAKVVMEPFERGYGHTLGNALRRILLSSMPGYAPTEVKIEGVVHEYSALDGVQEDVVDILLNLKGVVLKLHGRDSVTLTLSKEGEGIVTASDIQLPHDVEVINPDHVIAHLSAGGKLNMEVTVEKGRGYQPAPARLNKEEGRTIGTVMLDASFSPILRVSYQVESARVEQRTDLDRLIIDIETNGVIEPDEAVRQAARMLIDQLGVFADLEGTPEVTVAEPTITIDPILLRPVDDLELTVRSANCLKAENIYYIGDLIQRTETELLKAPNLGRKSLNEIKEVLASKGLSLGMRLENWPPAGLDKP
- the rpsD gene encoding 30S ribosomal protein S4 → MARYIGPKCKLARREGTDLFLKSARRSLDSKCKLEQAPGQHGAKKNTRQSDYGVHLREKQKIRRIYGVLERQFRGYFHEAARRKGSTGENLLKLLESRLDNVVYRMGYGSTRSESRQLVSHKAITVNGKPVNIPSFQVKAGDVVAVREKSKKQVRIQEALSLAEGIGFPNWVQVDSKKMEGVFKSMPERSDLSSDINESLVVEFYSK
- the rpsK gene encoding 30S ribosomal protein S11 — protein: MAKANTARVRKKVKKSVSEGIVHVHASFNNTIITITDRQGNALSWATSGGAGFKGSRKSTPFAAQVAAEAAGKVAQEYGVKNLEVRIKGPGPGRESAVRALNALGFKITSISDVTPVPHNGCRPSKKRRI
- the rpsM gene encoding 30S ribosomal protein S13, which produces MARIAGVNIPNHQHAVIGLQAIFGIGQTRAKAICASTGIEPSKKVKDLSDVELEKLRDEVGKFTIEGDLRREVTMNIKRLMDLGCYRGLRHRKGLPCRGQRTKTNARTRKGPRKAIAGKK
- the rpmJ gene encoding 50S ribosomal protein L36 gives rise to the protein MRVQASVKKICRNCKIIRRNRVVRVICTDPRHKQRQG